DNA sequence from the Coffea eugenioides isolate CCC68of chromosome 9, Ceug_1.0, whole genome shotgun sequence genome:
aatcaaCAATATAAGCAGAAAAATATGCATTTTCATTAATCACATTTGAAATATTGAGTACAAAAAGTCCCTGATTACAATAGCCCTTACCCACAAATACATTATTTTTTGTCATTACAATCTTGTCAGATTCAAATGACACTTTCACCCCAACTTTTCTTAGCAGTACTACAGAAACCAGATTTGCTCGGATATTTGGCACATGCAGCACATCATTGAGGGTCAAAGTTTTTCCTGAAGTaagtttcaagaaaattttgccCTTTCCCAGAACTTTAGCAGTTCGTGAGTCTTCAAGGTAGATTACCTCTTCATCATCCCCTATTGGAATATAGGAGAAAAACGCTTCTTGATTTGCACATATGTGCCGAGTAACCCCAGAGTCTACTACCCACTCTTTTACATGAGCTGCTATATTGACTTGAGAGATGACTGCAGCAATTATATCGTCCCCTTCACCTAAATTAACCTTAGGAGGATAGCCATTTGCTTTGTCACCTTTCTTTTTGTACCTGCATTGAGCAGCATGGTTTTCTGATTTTTCACAAACATAGCAAATACATTTCTTCTTCTTAAAGTTGGGATTATTGGGCTTGTAATTCTGGGATTTGTTGGAATACCTTTTATTGTTGCTTTGAACCAGGTTAGCTTTCATGGCCATCTCCTTAGCTTTGGTAGTCTTTAATTCTTTCCTGTTGGAGTCTTCGATCAAAATATGTTTCATGAGCTCATCAATAGTGTAGTTTTTTAGCTTGTGCTTCAGGTTATTTTTGTAGTCAGTCCACGATTCCGGCAGCTTTTCAATTAGCATACCAGTAGCAAACTTTTCGGGCAAATTTATGTCTTCATTTTTTAGATTCTCGAGTAGCATTTGGTATTCCGTGATTTGTACTTTCATTTCTTTGTCTTCTGCTATCTGCCATTGATTGTACTTTCTCACGATGAATTTTTATTTAGTGGCAATTTCCGCGGTAAATTTTGTTATCAAGGCTTCCCAAATTGGCTTAACTTCCTTGCAGCTACAATGCACGTCAAACAGTtcatttgaaagtgtttgtaaAATAGTATGCCGATATACCTTATTAGCATATTGTCGGGATTCTTGCTTCTTGACATCCATAGTCGTAGTTGGTTGTACTTCTATCAGTGCATAGGTCACTCCATGAATGTCGAGTAGAGAGTGCACACATTCTTGTCATCTTTTGAAGTTTTCATTGGCAAAATCTTCAATTTTGGAGACGTCTGAAAAAGGTTTAGCCAACGGTAGTGCAATAGTAACTTATGCGGATGCAGGTTGTGAAGTGTTAATATTGCCGGAGGCCatagtttcttagattgtagCACAAAATAGCCAAAAATAATGTTAACTGAAATTAATATAATGTAGCTTGAATCGTGTTTTATAGCACTGTCCTAAAAAACTATTTCAGGAGGTCGAAATGTTTCCCCAGAATTAAACAAACCTTCTTCCTATTATGAATAGGAAGGATCAGAACTAGCAAATGAAATGTAAATCCAGCAGtgtaagaagaagaagaagtataAGAGGAAGCTGACAGGAAGGTATCTACTATCAGGGGAAGAATTGGGAAGAAAGCTGACAGGAAGGTATCAACTGTCAGGGGGAGAAGAATTGGTGTAATTTTCCAAGGAAAAATAACAACTATTTATAGGCATTAAAAAGTATACGTTGGACAGGATCGGAGAGGATAACATCTGATAACATAATAAAAACGTGGGCTAATTTCTCGCGTAACCGATGAGATTCTCGGGGAAAGAAAGAATCAAACTTTGATtctataaaaatataaaagtaaaattttatacttgCTCGCGGTAAAATCACTTTAGGTCGTATTTAACTCGCGCGCGCCGGGGGGCGTAAATCCATCGATTTCTACTGAAATGGCCAAACTCAAGCCTCCTTCATATGCGCGCGAGCCCACGCTAGGTGATAGCTTACACAAGCCCAATAAGAGACCCAACATGATAAACCTTGAGAGGTCCTATTCATTTTCAGATGTgggacaaaacttttgaaatacaCCTATATTTTACAACAACTATTAATATAATTGGACTCGAACCCTACAGATATATGTCAGACAATTAGAATTAGTACACAAATGCAGACAAATGTACCTACTTATTTGTGTAAAAATGAAAAACCAAGGCTACAATTATGAAGATTCACTTTCTAATCAGGTAAAGGAAACAACAGCCAATGAAGTCACAAAGAACTTCAAATTACACTCGACCCATAACAGTACTACGATTAAGAAATCTAACCAGAACCAAGGAAAGATTATTTGTTCTGTGATCTTACAAGGAAATTAAGTTGAAACTAGAGTAAGGAAAAGATGTTCTCTGTAGTACAATCCATTTAAGATTCTAATAAgcaacattttatttatttattttaaaacaaaattcagATGTAAACAGTTCATTTAGTTTGCACTGTGCCATAaacaatttttttccaaaagaaaaaaaaaagaaagaaacgcgAAAGGCCCATAAACATTTTGTTTTGGTGCCATTTAATCTACCTTTCACCATTATAATGACAGCGGTGGAATGCTTTGGTCGATTTTGAAGAAATTACTTGGATCCACCTTAGTCTTTACAAGCACCAATCTGTCAAAATTCTGCATGAAATACTTAGTCCCCCAAATGCTAGCTTGTTCATAGCTTGTATTGCCTCCGATTTTATTGACTCCCAAGTCAAGATCTCTATAGTTCAATTAAGCAGTTCTTGGAGACTTTGATACGTAGGCAGCCATATGGCGATAAATACTTCTTGTCCAATTCACGTGTCTTTCGGATTCTGCATTGCCATCTTTAAACCATATCACCGCATAAAGAATCATGTAAATGTTCCCACCCCTGTGTGGGAAAGCTGTGGCTGATTTTGAGATTTCACTCACCTTTCCTCCATAGGAACTAAACTGTACCTGAAAAAGTGCATCCATGTCTTCTTCAAGAAGTCTTTTCCATAATCCTTGAAGACCTTTTACTAGAATTGGTTTCTTTACATAGTCTGACTTT
Encoded proteins:
- the LOC113782276 gene encoding uncharacterized protein LOC113782276, giving the protein MLLENLKNEDINLPEKFATGMLIEKLPESWTDYKNNLKHKLKNYTIDELMKHILIEDSNRKELKTTKAKEMAMKANLVQSNNKRYSNKSQNYKPNNPNFKKKKCICYVCEKSENHAAQCRYKKKGDKANGYPPKVNLGEGDDIIAAVISQVNIAAHVKEWVVDSGVTRHICANQEAFFSYIPIGDDEEVIYLEDSRTAKVLGKGKIFLKLTSGKTLTLNDVLHVPNIRANLVSVVLLRKVGVKVSFESDKIIRTY